From the Gordonia bronchialis DSM 43247 genome, one window contains:
- the garA gene encoding glycogen accumulation regulator GarA, producing MSDNDKDFEAPVETTSVFREEFINELDANAQTSSEPADTGVERLSPGTALLVVKRGPNAGSRFLLDQPTTSAGRHPDSDIFLDDVTVSRRHAEFRLGDNEFQVVDVGSLNGTYVNREPVDTAALSNGDEVQIGKFRLVFLSGPRDEAAS from the coding sequence GTGAGCGATAACGACAAGGACTTCGAGGCGCCGGTGGAGACCACCTCGGTGTTCCGCGAGGAGTTCATCAACGAACTCGATGCGAATGCGCAAACCTCGAGTGAACCCGCCGACACCGGGGTGGAGCGGCTCTCGCCCGGGACGGCGTTACTTGTCGTCAAGCGGGGTCCCAATGCGGGATCGCGGTTCCTGCTGGATCAGCCGACCACGTCTGCGGGTCGGCACCCGGACAGCGACATCTTCCTCGACGACGTGACCGTCAGTCGTCGGCATGCAGAGTTCCGCCTCGGCGACAACGAGTTTCAGGTGGTCGACGTGGGCAGCCTCAACGGCACCTACGTGAACCGGGAGCCGGTGGACACCGCGGCCCTGAGCAACGGCGACGAGGTGCAGATCGGGAAGTTCCGGCTGGTGTTCCTCAGCGGTCCGCGCGACGAAGCAGCTTCCTGA
- the gcvH gene encoding glycine cleavage system protein GcvH, which translates to MTDSNVPDELRYTAEHEWVRQVGPTVVRVGITDFAQDALGDVVFVQLPEEGSAVESGESFAEVESTKSVSDIFGPLDGTVSAVNGELEAAPDLVNSDPYGAGWLVEIEIADKATLTARLDAILDAAGYRAVIEG; encoded by the coding sequence GTGACCGACAGCAACGTGCCAGACGAACTCCGCTACACCGCCGAACACGAATGGGTCCGTCAGGTCGGACCGACCGTGGTCCGGGTCGGCATCACGGATTTCGCCCAGGATGCGCTCGGCGACGTGGTTTTCGTCCAGTTGCCCGAAGAAGGCTCGGCCGTGGAATCGGGTGAATCGTTCGCCGAGGTCGAGTCGACGAAGAGTGTCTCGGACATCTTCGGGCCGCTCGACGGCACCGTGTCCGCGGTGAACGGGGAGCTCGAGGCCGCACCGGATCTGGTCAATTCCGACCCGTACGGGGCCGGCTGGCTGGTGGAGATCGAGATCGCCGACAAGGCGACACTCACCGCCCGGCTCGACGCGATCCTGGATGCGGCGGGATATCGCGCCGTCATCGAGGGATAA
- a CDS encoding CDP-alcohol phosphatidyltransferase family protein yields MRDATSPDRDAGESSVDAPDRYVTVPNALSVLRLVLIPVFVWLLLVQKADGWAFAVLMFSGFSDWADGKLARLLNQSSRIGALLDPAADRLYIVIIPLAFGIREFLPWWLIAVIIARDVLLFASAPLLRRRGILALPVLYIGKAATFALMSAFPWILAGQLDSVVGTICYPIGWAFMIWGVALYLWSFALYWYQTVLVLRRMPPVSATARSSYPADEPPVRRDTGFTSDEERRTP; encoded by the coding sequence GTGCGCGACGCCACGTCACCGGACCGGGACGCGGGGGAGTCGAGCGTTGACGCGCCTGACAGGTACGTCACGGTGCCGAACGCGCTGAGTGTGCTGCGGCTGGTGCTGATCCCGGTGTTCGTGTGGCTGCTGCTGGTGCAGAAGGCCGATGGATGGGCCTTTGCGGTGCTGATGTTCTCGGGCTTCTCCGATTGGGCGGACGGCAAACTCGCCCGGCTGCTCAATCAGTCGTCGCGGATCGGTGCACTGCTCGATCCGGCTGCAGACCGGCTCTACATCGTCATCATCCCGCTCGCTTTCGGTATCCGGGAGTTCTTGCCGTGGTGGCTGATCGCGGTGATCATCGCCCGTGACGTGCTGCTGTTCGCGTCGGCCCCGTTGCTGCGCCGTCGGGGCATCCTGGCCCTACCGGTGCTCTACATCGGCAAGGCCGCGACCTTCGCGCTGATGAGCGCCTTCCCCTGGATCCTTGCCGGACAACTCGATTCGGTGGTGGGCACGATCTGCTATCCGATCGGCTGGGCGTTCATGATCTGGGGTGTCGCGCTGTACCTCTGGTCGTTCGCCTTGTACTGGTATCAGACAGTTCTGGTGCTGCGTCGGATGCCGCCGGTGTCCGCCACGGCACGATCGTCGTACCCGGCGGATGAGCCGCCGGTACGGCGCGACACCGGTTTCACCTCCGACGAAGAAAGGCGCACACCGTGA
- the secA2 gene encoding accessory Sec system translocase SecA2 — MGKLTNSMWRLLGSQSTRNQSKSLGVIKDADKHTDWAADLDDEDFLREVEKLDIATHDGDRAKFLALTREAADRSIGLRPFDVQLQGALRLLEGDIIEMATGEGKTLAGAIAAIGYVLDGHQVHIISVNDYLAARDADWMKPLFEMFGMTVHSISENSTREERKAAYAGDITYGSVNEIGFDVLRDQLALREDDLVSPKPDVAIIDEADSVLVDEALVPLVLAGSTEADVPDEAIHDVVGRLKNKHYEIDSDGRNVTLTDEGAEFVEAELGGINLYDEEHVGSTLVHVNIAMHAHYLLERDVHYIVRDGGVHLINASRGRVAQLQRWPDGVQAAVEIKEGLAQTGDGEVIDTITVQALIGRYPKVCGMTGTAIAAGEQFRQFYELRISQIPPNTENIRTDLPDRVYDTKANKVEAIVEYVKEIHETGQPILIGTHDVAESEELAYFLDKAGVTSVVLNAKNDAEEAKIIAEAGTKNAVTVSTQMAGRGTDIRLGGSHDDEEAREEIVELGGLCVIGTGRHDTERLDLQLRGRAGRQGDPGMSVFFSSLEDPVVTKNLAFKRDPVSPNDDGSMGSKGIDLIEQAQRVAEGVMLELHANTWRYNKLVNQQREIVVERRMAVLTTETALEELAELEPDRYAELLGEKADEAKSDEAKADDKKADDEKADDATTSVEKTDDGGDGGADDDGADEKSTAPVEPVDREVLVQAAREIMLYHLDRAWADHLAFVSDVRASIHLRAIGKESPLDEFHRLILAEFTDLPAQAVTSARKTFREAQITADGVDLGTADLHRSTTTWTYMVHDNLFASGGAKTLQGVIGIFR, encoded by the coding sequence GTGGGAAAGCTGACCAACAGCATGTGGCGACTGCTCGGGTCGCAGTCGACACGTAACCAGTCCAAGTCGCTGGGCGTGATCAAGGATGCCGACAAGCACACGGACTGGGCAGCCGACCTCGACGACGAGGACTTCCTGCGCGAGGTCGAGAAGCTCGACATCGCCACCCACGACGGCGATCGTGCGAAGTTCCTGGCGCTGACCAGAGAGGCCGCTGATCGCTCCATCGGTCTGCGTCCCTTCGACGTCCAACTCCAGGGCGCGCTGCGTCTCCTCGAGGGCGACATCATCGAGATGGCCACCGGTGAGGGCAAGACGTTAGCAGGAGCGATCGCCGCGATCGGTTACGTCCTCGACGGGCACCAGGTGCACATCATCTCGGTGAACGACTACCTCGCCGCCCGAGACGCCGACTGGATGAAACCGCTGTTCGAGATGTTCGGGATGACCGTGCACTCCATCTCGGAGAACTCGACCCGCGAGGAACGCAAAGCCGCCTATGCCGGTGACATCACCTACGGGTCGGTGAACGAGATCGGCTTCGACGTGCTGCGTGATCAGCTGGCGCTGCGCGAGGACGATCTCGTCTCGCCGAAGCCCGATGTCGCCATCATCGACGAGGCGGACTCGGTATTGGTCGACGAGGCGCTGGTTCCGTTGGTCCTGGCCGGCTCGACCGAGGCCGACGTACCCGATGAGGCGATCCACGATGTTGTCGGGCGGCTGAAGAACAAGCACTACGAGATCGATTCCGACGGACGCAACGTGACCCTCACCGACGAGGGCGCCGAGTTCGTCGAGGCCGAACTCGGCGGCATCAACCTCTACGACGAGGAACACGTGGGCAGCACTCTCGTCCACGTGAACATCGCCATGCATGCCCATTACCTGCTGGAACGCGATGTGCACTACATCGTCCGTGACGGCGGGGTACACCTGATCAACGCCTCGCGCGGGCGGGTCGCACAGCTGCAGCGCTGGCCCGACGGCGTGCAGGCCGCGGTCGAGATCAAGGAGGGACTGGCTCAGACCGGTGACGGCGAGGTCATCGACACGATCACCGTGCAGGCGTTGATCGGCCGCTACCCCAAGGTGTGCGGCATGACCGGTACCGCGATCGCCGCCGGTGAGCAGTTCCGCCAGTTCTACGAGCTGCGCATCTCGCAGATCCCGCCGAACACCGAGAACATCCGCACCGACCTCCCGGACCGGGTCTATGACACCAAGGCCAACAAGGTCGAGGCCATCGTGGAGTACGTCAAGGAGATCCACGAGACCGGGCAGCCGATCCTCATCGGTACCCACGACGTCGCCGAATCCGAAGAGCTGGCGTACTTCCTGGACAAGGCCGGGGTCACCTCGGTGGTCCTCAACGCGAAGAACGACGCCGAGGAAGCCAAAATAATCGCCGAGGCGGGCACCAAGAACGCGGTGACCGTGTCCACCCAGATGGCCGGCCGTGGCACCGACATCCGGCTCGGCGGTTCACATGACGACGAGGAGGCGCGCGAGGAGATCGTCGAACTCGGCGGCCTGTGCGTGATCGGTACCGGACGTCACGACACCGAACGGCTCGACCTGCAGTTGCGCGGACGCGCCGGCCGACAGGGTGATCCCGGCATGTCCGTGTTCTTCTCCAGCCTCGAGGACCCGGTGGTCACCAAGAACCTCGCGTTCAAGCGTGATCCGGTGTCGCCCAACGACGATGGCTCGATGGGAAGCAAGGGTATCGACCTCATCGAGCAGGCCCAGCGGGTCGCCGAAGGCGTCATGCTCGAATTGCATGCCAACACATGGCGATACAACAAGCTCGTGAATCAGCAGCGGGAAATCGTGGTCGAGCGGCGGATGGCCGTCCTGACCACCGAGACCGCGCTGGAAGAACTCGCGGAGCTCGAGCCGGATCGGTATGCCGAGTTGCTCGGCGAGAAGGCGGACGAAGCGAAGTCCGACGAAGCGAAGGCCGACGACAAAAAAGCCGACGACGAGAAGGCCGACGACGCGACGACCTCCGTCGAGAAGACCGACGACGGCGGCGATGGCGGGGCCGACGACGACGGGGCCGACGAGAAGTCAACCGCCCCTGTCGAACCCGTGGACCGGGAGGTCCTGGTGCAGGCGGCCCGCGAGATCATGCTCTATCACCTCGACCGGGCGTGGGCCGATCACCTTGCCTTTGTCTCCGATGTGCGTGCGAGCATCCATCTCCGGGCCATCGGCAAGGAGAGTCCGCTCGACGAATTCCACCGTCTGATCCTCGCCGAGTTCACCGATCTGCCCGCGCAAGCGGTGACCAGCGCCCGCAAGACCTTCCGCGAAGCGCAGATCACTGCCGACGGCGTCGACCTGGGAACTGCCGATCTGCATCGCTCGACGACGACGTGGACCTACATGGTGCACGACAATCTGTTCGCCTCGGGCGGCGCGAAGACCCTGCAGGGCGTCATCGGAATCTTCCGGTGA
- a CDS encoding YgaP family membrane protein, producing MNGLAVNRTRLRILRAVLGGLLIAVGIGLGAFNAWWVALFFGVPLVFTGIAIGPRPSRISELDIFRRGTDRASVPIRVEALTRSSLDTDDLQPTLVTATVTPPDDTEYEARWITAMSRGHVQALTTQPFTTLPPDLLPARTSGDDVPEFDDHPGRWAIIYPAVTVVALVALLFGVGQAWHIGVTMPSISKTLDLTDDENPDYSTKLRAALSTITDRFGPVGADNILSIRLDENAGSDYATVFDPNTGETTNIWIDTARTSPTTDSRRKASTFTAADLARTDLTAIVNTMTAQVTRFGGDSEIEDVNIERPRGSDDGRAPLLVSASFDGNTTIGSSGVTMQARPDGTVAEFFDPNDFARSFDLTRAAMVGEGLPLDMPVLTQFKIRSFAPNTPYVGSAFNGGGVRIEYRMPGRYGNLEIQPGRFPELTDYRGRGTADGFTFAEVSLATFESVRRQAISRGNVPPYDQDAVDIEVSDPPFFDAEDARTAGARASQWAISIAIADVKAAEGIYSTTGTFLALLTHPWVVERA from the coding sequence ATGAATGGGCTCGCTGTCAACCGCACACGGCTGCGCATCCTGCGAGCCGTCCTCGGTGGACTGCTGATCGCCGTCGGGATCGGTCTCGGCGCCTTCAACGCCTGGTGGGTGGCGCTGTTCTTCGGTGTGCCGCTGGTGTTCACCGGCATCGCGATCGGTCCACGTCCCTCGCGGATCTCCGAACTCGACATCTTCCGCCGGGGCACCGACCGCGCTTCCGTCCCGATCCGGGTCGAGGCGCTGACGCGGAGCAGTCTCGACACCGACGACCTCCAGCCGACGCTGGTGACCGCGACGGTCACCCCGCCCGACGACACCGAGTACGAGGCCCGCTGGATCACCGCGATGTCGCGCGGCCACGTCCAGGCGCTGACCACCCAACCGTTCACGACGCTGCCGCCCGACCTGCTGCCCGCCCGCACCTCCGGTGACGACGTCCCGGAGTTCGACGACCACCCCGGACGCTGGGCGATCATCTATCCGGCCGTGACCGTCGTCGCGCTCGTCGCGCTGCTGTTCGGCGTCGGCCAGGCCTGGCACATCGGCGTGACGATGCCGTCGATCAGCAAGACGCTCGATCTCACCGACGACGAGAACCCCGACTACAGCACCAAGCTGCGCGCCGCGTTGAGCACGATCACCGATCGATTCGGACCGGTCGGCGCCGACAACATCCTCAGCATCCGACTCGACGAGAACGCCGGCTCCGACTACGCCACCGTGTTCGACCCGAACACCGGCGAAACGACCAACATCTGGATCGACACAGCTCGGACGTCGCCCACCACCGATTCGCGCCGCAAGGCCAGCACATTCACCGCCGCCGATCTGGCTCGCACCGACCTCACCGCGATCGTGAACACGATGACCGCACAGGTCACCCGATTCGGGGGAGACAGCGAGATCGAGGACGTCAACATCGAGCGTCCCCGTGGCTCCGATGACGGCCGTGCTCCCCTCCTGGTCAGCGCGTCGTTCGACGGCAACACCACGATCGGGTCGAGCGGCGTCACCATGCAGGCCCGCCCCGATGGCACTGTGGCCGAATTCTTCGACCCGAATGACTTCGCGCGTTCCTTCGACCTCACGCGAGCCGCGATGGTCGGCGAAGGGTTGCCCCTCGACATGCCCGTACTCACGCAGTTCAAGATCCGCTCCTTCGCACCCAACACGCCCTACGTCGGGAGTGCCTTCAACGGCGGTGGGGTCCGGATCGAGTACCGGATGCCGGGCCGGTACGGAAACCTCGAGATTCAGCCAGGCAGATTCCCCGAGCTCACGGACTATCGCGGACGGGGCACGGCCGACGGCTTCACCTTTGCTGAGGTTTCGCTCGCCACCTTCGAATCGGTGCGACGACAGGCGATCTCGCGTGGGAACGTTCCGCCCTACGACCAGGACGCAGTCGACATCGAGGTGTCCGATCCGCCGTTTTTCGACGCGGAGGACGCCCGCACCGCGGGTGCTCGAGCATCTCAGTGGGCGATCAGCATCGCGATCGCCGATGTAAAGGCCGCCGAAGGGATCTATTCCACGACGGGCACATTTCTGGCTCTCCTGACGCATCCGTGGGTGGTTGAGCGCGCCTGA
- a CDS encoding ISL3 family transposase, translated as MQNATLWRALLGVEKTVVEDIEFDEDEQTLVACVRPTRRAGARCGRCQRRSPWYDRGEGRRRWRALDLGTIQVHLEADAPRVNCREHGPTVRAVPWARHGAGHTTGFDEQVAWLATQCSKSAVTELMRIAWRTVGAIITRVWADVEKLHDRFADLRRIGIDEISYKRGHRYLTVVVDHDTGRLVWAAPGRDKATLEGFFDALGEERCSQITHVSADGADWISTVVADHCPHAVRCADPFHVVRWATDALDEVRRAAWNQARGAATQRRAGRASGHAKALKHARYALWKNPENLTVRQQAKLAWVAKTDPRLHRAYLLKEGLRLVFQLPHAEAAEALEVWIRWARRCRIPAFVELQRRIVKHQASILAAIEHGLSNGRIESVNTKIRLITRVAFGFRSPEALIALAMLNLGGHRPVLPGRS; from the coding sequence GTGCAGAACGCCACCTTATGGCGAGCCCTGTTGGGGGTCGAGAAGACAGTCGTGGAGGACATCGAGTTCGACGAGGACGAGCAGACTCTGGTGGCCTGCGTTCGGCCCACGCGACGTGCGGGAGCTCGCTGCGGACGATGTCAGCGACGGTCTCCTTGGTACGACCGTGGCGAGGGACGTCGTCGGTGGCGGGCGCTGGACCTGGGCACCATCCAGGTCCATCTCGAGGCCGACGCACCGCGGGTCAACTGCCGCGAGCACGGGCCCACGGTCCGCGCGGTGCCCTGGGCCCGGCATGGCGCCGGACACACCACCGGGTTCGATGAGCAGGTCGCCTGGCTGGCCACCCAGTGCTCCAAGAGCGCGGTCACCGAGTTGATGCGGATCGCCTGGCGCACCGTGGGGGCGATCATCACCCGGGTCTGGGCCGACGTCGAGAAGCTGCATGACCGGTTCGCCGACCTACGCCGGATCGGGATCGATGAGATCTCCTACAAGCGCGGCCACCGCTACCTGACCGTGGTCGTCGACCACGACACCGGTCGGCTGGTCTGGGCCGCCCCCGGCCGGGACAAGGCCACCCTCGAGGGCTTCTTCGACGCCCTCGGTGAGGAGCGGTGCAGCCAGATCACCCACGTCTCCGCCGACGGTGCGGACTGGATCAGCACTGTGGTCGCCGACCACTGCCCCCACGCGGTCCGCTGCGCCGACCCCTTCCACGTCGTCCGGTGGGCCACCGACGCCCTCGACGAGGTCCGCCGAGCTGCCTGGAACCAGGCCCGCGGAGCGGCCACCCAGCGCCGTGCCGGCCGCGCATCGGGACACGCGAAGGCGTTGAAGCATGCCCGCTACGCGCTGTGGAAGAACCCCGAGAACCTCACGGTCAGGCAGCAGGCCAAGCTGGCCTGGGTCGCCAAGACCGACCCGCGGCTGCACCGTGCCTACCTGCTCAAAGAAGGCCTGCGACTGGTCTTCCAGCTGCCCCACGCCGAGGCCGCGGAGGCGCTCGAGGTCTGGATCCGGTGGGCGCGGCGCTGCCGGATTCCCGCCTTCGTGGAGCTGCAGCGTCGCATCGTCAAACACCAGGCCTCGATCCTCGCAGCGATCGAGCACGGTCTGTCCAACGGTCGCATCGAGTCGGTCAACACCAAGATCCGGCTGATCACCCGCGTTGCCTTCGGATTCAGGTCTCCCGAGGCTCTCATCGCCTTGGCCATGCTCAACCTCGGCGGCCACCGACCAGTCCTCCCCGGCCGGTCATGA
- a CDS encoding META domain-containing protein has protein sequence MCSGGRSPIRARIGRALALTFIGLLVTAASLLTLPGSASAAPNPLLGKHYSSTAVTGPQIPGGGPLVVDFPSAGRIALSAGCNRHIGPVTIDGSTMRVGPLMSTRMACAGPRAGADQWLEDLTRTPLNWYSVGQALIVTGKSNQILLVQGAA, from the coding sequence ATGTGCTCGGGTGGCCGCTCGCCGATCCGGGCGCGGATCGGCCGCGCACTGGCACTGACATTCATCGGTCTGCTGGTCACCGCAGCGAGCCTGCTCACGCTACCCGGGAGTGCGAGCGCGGCCCCGAACCCGTTGCTGGGCAAGCACTATTCGTCGACCGCGGTCACCGGACCACAGATCCCCGGCGGCGGACCCCTCGTCGTCGACTTCCCGTCGGCCGGGCGCATCGCGCTCTCCGCTGGATGCAACCGGCACATCGGACCGGTCACGATCGACGGGTCGACCATGCGGGTGGGTCCGTTGATGTCGACGCGAATGGCGTGCGCCGGCCCCCGCGCCGGCGCCGATCAATGGCTCGAGGATCTGACCCGGACACCACTCAACTGGTACTCGGTGGGCCAGGCACTCATCGTGACCGGCAAATCGAATCAGATATTGCTCGTCCAAGGAGCCGCATGA
- a CDS encoding malate dehydrogenase produces the protein MSTSPAVVTVTGAAGSIGYAALFRVAAGAMLGHHQPVALRLLELPQTIAATEGTAMELEDGAFPLLTSIDITDDPHRAFDGANYGLLIGAKPRSKGMERADLLAANSDIFAKQGAVINEVAAQDIRVIVVGNPANTNAAVAAANAPDVPAERFTALTRLDHNRALAQLARHTGTPVAEITRISVWGNHSASQYPDIFHARVGNRSGAEFAEDRDWLVNDFIPTVAKRGTAIIEARGASSAASAANGAIDHVHDWVLGSPADDWTSAALPSPGIYGVPEGLVCSFPVRAVGGRWQIVEGLDINEFSRQRIDASVAELQAELDAVSALSDR, from the coding sequence ATGAGTACCTCCCCCGCCGTCGTGACCGTCACCGGAGCGGCCGGGAGCATCGGATACGCCGCGCTGTTCCGCGTCGCGGCCGGTGCCATGCTCGGCCACCACCAGCCGGTGGCGCTGCGCCTGCTCGAGCTGCCGCAGACCATCGCTGCCACCGAGGGCACCGCAATGGAACTCGAGGACGGCGCGTTCCCGTTGCTGACATCCATCGACATCACCGACGACCCGCACCGCGCCTTCGACGGCGCCAACTACGGACTGCTCATCGGCGCGAAGCCACGCAGCAAGGGCATGGAACGTGCCGATCTTCTCGCAGCCAACTCCGACATCTTCGCCAAGCAGGGTGCGGTCATCAACGAGGTTGCCGCACAGGATATCCGGGTCATCGTCGTCGGTAATCCGGCGAACACGAACGCCGCCGTGGCGGCCGCCAACGCGCCGGACGTACCCGCCGAACGATTCACCGCGCTGACCCGGCTGGACCACAACCGCGCACTCGCGCAACTGGCCCGTCACACCGGCACCCCGGTCGCCGAGATCACCCGGATCTCCGTGTGGGGCAACCACTCCGCGAGTCAGTACCCCGACATCTTCCACGCCCGCGTGGGCAACCGCTCCGGCGCGGAGTTCGCCGAGGACCGCGACTGGCTGGTCAACGATTTCATCCCGACCGTCGCCAAGCGCGGCACCGCGATCATCGAGGCCCGCGGGGCCTCCTCGGCGGCGTCGGCCGCCAACGGCGCCATCGACCATGTCCACGACTGGGTGCTCGGCTCTCCGGCGGACGACTGGACCTCGGCGGCACTTCCATCGCCGGGGATCTACGGCGTACCCGAAGGTCTGGTGTGCTCCTTCCCGGTGCGGGCCGTCGGCGGACGGTGGCAGATCGTCGAAGGGCTCGACATCAACGAGTTCTCGCGGCAGCGGATCGACGCATCGGTGGCCGAGTTGCAGGCCGAACTCGACGCGGTGTCCGCCCTGTCCGATCGCTGA
- the ppk2 gene encoding polyphosphate kinase 2, whose translation MAKKGKSKQPKISNKIYEAELFRLQTELVKMQEWVRETGTRVVVVFEGRDAAGKGGTIKRITEYLSPRIARVAALPAPTDRERGQWYYQRYVAHLPAPGEIVLFDRSWYNRAGVEKVMGFCTPEEHTRFLRQTPIFEQMLIDDGILLRKYWFSVSDEEQLRRFRSRMSDPVRQWKLSPMDLESVFRWEDYSRAKDEMMVHTDTAMSPWYVVESDVKKHARLNMISHLLSTIDYHEVPRPEVSLPKHPIESGNYHRPPRSLSKYVPDHVAELLGGDH comes from the coding sequence ATGGCGAAGAAGGGCAAGTCCAAGCAGCCGAAGATCTCCAACAAGATCTACGAGGCCGAGCTGTTCCGGCTGCAGACCGAACTGGTCAAGATGCAGGAATGGGTGCGCGAGACCGGAACCCGCGTGGTCGTCGTCTTCGAGGGCCGCGACGCTGCCGGCAAGGGTGGCACCATCAAGCGCATCACCGAGTACCTGAGTCCTCGGATCGCTCGCGTGGCAGCACTACCGGCACCCACGGATCGTGAACGCGGACAATGGTATTACCAGCGCTACGTCGCGCATCTGCCGGCGCCGGGTGAGATCGTCCTCTTCGACCGATCCTGGTACAACCGTGCCGGAGTGGAGAAGGTGATGGGGTTCTGCACCCCGGAGGAACACACCCGGTTCCTGCGGCAGACACCGATTTTCGAGCAGATGCTGATCGACGACGGAATCCTGCTGCGTAAGTACTGGTTCTCGGTGTCCGACGAGGAACAGCTCCGCCGGTTCCGATCGCGGATGTCCGACCCGGTGCGGCAGTGGAAGCTCAGTCCGATGGACCTGGAGTCGGTGTTCCGCTGGGAGGACTACTCGCGGGCCAAGGACGAGATGATGGTGCACACCGACACCGCGATGAGTCCGTGGTACGTCGTCGAATCCGACGTCAAGAAGCATGCGCGCCTCAACATGATCTCCCATCTGCTGTCCACCATCGACTACCACGAGGTACCCCGACCGGAGGTGAGTCTGCCCAAGCATCCGATCGAGAGCGGCAACTACCATCGGCCACCGCGTTCGTTGTCGAAGTACGTACCCGATCACGTCGCCGAGTTACTCGGCGGTGACCACTGA
- a CDS encoding DUF503 domain-containing protein, with the protein MWIGFGEFDYLLGDVHSLKQKRSVVRPIVAEIRRRFEVTVAEVGHREVHRRTMIGVGLVAADRAHVVEVLDAVERWAAARPEVELLSVRRRVVNAADI; encoded by the coding sequence ATGTGGATCGGCTTCGGCGAGTTCGACTATCTGCTCGGAGACGTCCACTCCCTCAAGCAGAAGCGTTCCGTGGTCCGCCCGATCGTCGCCGAGATCCGGCGGCGGTTCGAGGTCACGGTCGCCGAGGTCGGCCATCGCGAGGTGCACCGGCGCACGATGATCGGCGTCGGACTGGTCGCCGCGGATCGGGCCCACGTGGTCGAGGTTCTCGACGCCGTCGAACGCTGGGCCGCAGCGCGCCCGGAGGTGGAACTTCTCTCGGTGCGCCGCCGGGTGGTCAACGCCGCCGACATCTGA
- a CDS encoding BBE domain-containing protein produces the protein MARTAMPAGRSLGDDTRRDRGGAIGRRQEFLVELGAVVPDPHVGLAIESALRLARRDLEPYVTGAAYLNFTEMEERSARSASAFSDDHRRRLAALKAKLDPRNRFCHGVVLS, from the coding sequence GTGGCCCGTACCGCGATGCCGGCCGGCCGGTCACTCGGCGATGACACCCGCCGCGACCGCGGCGGCGCGATAGGCCGCCGCCAGGAGTTCCTCGTCGAACTCGGTGCCGTGGTGCCCGACCCGCATGTGGGTCTGGCGATCGAATCCGCCCTGCGGCTGGCCCGGCGCGATCTCGAGCCATACGTGACCGGCGCCGCTTACCTGAACTTCACCGAGATGGAAGAGCGTTCGGCCCGTTCGGCGTCGGCCTTCAGCGACGATCACCGGCGCCGGCTCGCCGCCTTGAAGGCGAAGCTCGATCCGCGCAACCGGTTCTGCCACGGGGTGGTGCTGTCCTGA
- a CDS encoding PIN domain-containing protein produces the protein MATSRTPQPTTLVVDAANVVGSVPDGWWRDRRGAALRLRDRLAPLTVTGLAGVPGPLDVVLVVEGQARGVESSADVRVVTAPGSGDDTIVDVVAGQHDRQVVVVTADRELQRRVRAVGARTVGPSSIPR, from the coding sequence ATGGCGACTTCGCGAACCCCGCAACCGACGACATTGGTGGTCGACGCCGCCAATGTCGTCGGTTCGGTGCCCGACGGCTGGTGGCGCGACCGACGCGGCGCGGCGCTGCGCCTCCGCGACCGACTCGCACCCCTGACGGTGACCGGACTGGCCGGGGTACCCGGACCGCTCGACGTGGTGCTGGTGGTCGAGGGACAGGCGCGCGGTGTCGAGTCGAGTGCCGACGTGCGGGTGGTCACCGCGCCCGGCTCCGGAGACGACACAATCGTCGACGTCGTTGCCGGACAACATGATCGGCAGGTCGTGGTGGTGACGGCCGATCGTGAACTGCAGCGCCGCGTGCGCGCTGTGGGAGCGCGCACCGTCGGGCCCTCGTCGATTCCGCGTTGA